TTGGCGGATTTGGGCCAACTGGCAGAAGTTGGTGTATCGTTATGGTCATGGATCGGAATCCAAACGTTCGAGAGATCAACCCATACTGCGACTTCAGAGGAATATATTTTTCCCTAAGCATTTAGAAGAAGGCATAAAGTaagatataaaacaaaattatagtaAACTTTCTGGTGTCATAACCTTCATTTGTTACGCAACGTTACCTCTTCTTAAGGCATTGTTGcgatttctataaatatttcatatcaCTTGTAtagcaaatataaaatttaatgaaaaataattctacTAAGTACTTCTTTTCAGAGATACAAAAATTCAAGAACTGTTATATGAAGAAGCAAGACATAACGTCGTGACAGGTCGTTACCCGCTAGAAAGTGCTCAAGCAGTAATGTTGGGAGGACTGCAAGCAAGAATACAACTGGGACCCTACGACCCTCATAGGCACACGGCGAAGTTCTTCAGGTAGGAATACGTATCCATTCACTGCTGCCTCTTCAAATATTAGAATTTTGCAGGGCCCGCAGTGAGTAGGTATGCGTTCCCACCAAATATCGCGATTCGAGCTTTTAATGaaatctatataaaatcaaaacaacCAGCCTTAAATAGATAAGTATTAAGTTCTCtctttgtacatacatacatacatacaaatggtcacgtctatatcccttgcggggtagacagagccaacagtcttcaaaagattgaatggccacgttcagctatttggcttaatgatagaattgagattatctctttgttgttttaattaatttcattttttactaCATTTACACAGTACCTATACAGacgaattaaaatatttctaaattactTTCAAGTCGCTAATTCTTTATacgtgaaatattttttgccgTACATATTCAAACTTTGTTTAAGAGAAACTTAGTAAGTACAGCAGTATTTATATCAAATGAttgtactatatttaatactcATAGCATCAATATCAAATTGCGAAATATTTCTCTTATACAAAGTTCTCGTACTATAGGGAACATCAAGACAAGTACCTTCCTAAACACGCCCGCTCAGGGCGCTGGGCGCAGTTGTTGCCTGCGGGAAGGAAGGGGAGTCCCGAAGCCAAACTTCTGGAGCAAGCGCAACGGCCACCAGCCGCCCCGCCGAGGAAACTACGTCACAAATACTTGGCTCACTGTCGGACGCATACAACTTACGGGTAACAATTTAGAATCGATTTTCTAAAAAAGTTATAACCACctactaaatattataaaaaggaaCTTGAACGTTTTTAAGGGCACATGACTTATCTAAGAGATAGAGAGAGAAGATAATGCACAGCTTCAAACTTcgtgaataataaattgagtACAATTTAGGAGAAACATAAGGTACTTTTATTTCCGAAAATACCTACTGAACTTTTTCCCCGGGCAAACgcctaatatattttaatgacacaaatatattgtattaCATGGCAATACTAAAATCAAatcttataaaaatcattcattcaaaatttgaaattcgaaGGATGCGtttcagaattaaaaaaattgttatttcagAGCTGCGTTCTTTCAAGGACAAATTGAGCAGCCGGTGCGGAGTCTGACCAGTCTTCTCACACATGAAGATATTCCTGTACTAGTTGCGATCAACTCTAACGGAGTTTACGTCATTGATGATACAGAAAGTgtgagttattttatttatactctgatgatgggtaagcaacctgtcactatttgaatctcaattctatcattaagccaaatagctgaacgtggccattcagtcttttcaagactgttggctctgtctacccctcaagggatatagacgtgaccatatgtatgtatttatggatGTATCCCTTGCttgtgtagacagagccagcagccttgaatgactgataggctacgttcagctgttagacataatgatagaattgagattcaaatagtgacaggttatagatataattgagattcaaattatgaatcacaagtttataagcgtatcccttagtcgccttttacgaaatccatgggaaaaagatggagtgatcctattctttttatatttgtgccgggaaacaAACGGCGCGGTGTAAATTCATTCTCACATTATTCCAGACTGTACTGTTGGGTTTGCTGTACGAAGAACTGTCGTGGGATATCGGCCTGCCTTCAGACGACAACGACGACTGCCTCCCATGTCTGTTCCTGCAGTTCATGGTTGTGGAGAATGGCCTGAGAGTGTCTAAAATATTACAGGTATTATCAATCACTAGGCCgttgcccgcgatttcgtcagccgtaaaacaaaaataaatttgacctCTTGTATTGTCCACTTAGAGGGGCAGGGTGAGAATATTTAGTATACCAATTTTTAAGTTGGCCCGAGCCAAATGGCTGAGAAAACCGTATTGAAATCGGAGCAAAAGTTTTACGCGTGatgcgagtacaaacataATGTAGACAGAATAGACAGTATTTTCCTTATTAAAAGGCATCCCGTTCCTTTGATATCACGCTACAAAAATTCACTTAACTTACATTTTTTGAGCTTAAGGAACGGTTATTTTGAATCTTCCAAtagaaagtatttatttttagcgtCCTTTGTAGTTTTGTCCGGCACCTTTACTGTTCAACCACCGGCACTCACAATTACCTATATTTTGTCGCaggtattttcaaaacaagcCGTTATGATGGACACACTAATAGAACACTTTGCCGGGGAATATAGAAAACGTCTCGGCCAGGAGACACCAAGCGACCACGCCAACTACGATTACCATTCAGGTTTGTAAGGTGAATGTGATGTCTGTGGTAATGTACAGTGGACCACATAGACACGTCTTCATCGTCACATACCATCAGGGATTGGACAAATGGATTGCCTAAGTTTGATACTTGTGGCCCACTGTACATACCTAAGTTATATTGTCTTCGGAATGTCTATGACGAGCAGgtgatattttacttttattaagtATCGTTTATAATCATCGTCGTCCTTACCAGAATAAATGGGAAAtgtcttaattttattgcataaaacaaaatataatataacaaattgtacatatgtttgtttggAACGAATCAATCTAAAATTACCggacaaattttaattttcgatACAGAAATGGaccttgttttatttactttatttacacTTTACTTATctttttctatcattaaacttaacagctgaacgttaccTATCAGTCAttccaagattgttggctttgtctaccctgccggggatatagacgtgattatatgtatgtatatatttaaatttaattttattttctatttacagATTCAGGAAGCATATCCCTACCTCCACTCTCCCGGCCGGATTCCCCTCAGCGTCGATTGGCCAACAAACTCTCTCGCTTGGCTCTAGCCACTCACGACGGCAGGGGGAACCTGTTGGGAGGAGCTGGAGACTGGAACACTGACCTCAATCATCCTCAACCTTCATGGATACTGCCTAAGCATTAGAAGAATCTGGTGTGAAAAAAAGGATAATCTTGATAACAGAATTAGTTACTTACCAGGGTTTAACCTCTCATGATCGCAGGGATTTTGTTAGGAGACTTACAGACCTGCAGCCATCGTGGATACTGCCTTAGCAATATAAGAAGAATCTGATATGAAAAAAAGGATGGTACCTATCCGATAAGTATCTTACTGGGCTTTAGACTCTTACCATTGCAGGGAACTTGTTAGGAGCAGGAGACTTAGAGTAATTGAAGAGAAACAACATAACATTGAAAAGTACAAATTGATACAGTATTGTAGTTTCCGATTTTTCAGAGTGATCGCAAAAATCAATGCTAAATCTATCGATTTCCTCGGACTTGACGAATGGTTGTGAGGTCTGTACTTTTAAAGCgacaaaaaatctttacaacaaaaaatgaGGCCGACTGAAGTCCGTAAAAAGATGTACCTACGTTCATGAATATGCCTCTCTAAAAACTGTAATATAGTATTTAGGTATTAAATAAAGGATACTGAAATAAGatgtgaaaatttaaatttattccatgcaaacaaaaaatatatgtatatacaacaGCCCAATATTATATAACgaaaatgaatttataatatatgcccataattatgaatttaaaaataaatatgaaaatatccAAAAACAACTTAAACCCATAACAAAATTACACCGCGATTTCTACTTTTTAGTACCGTAGTAATGTCTCATTCTATTGTATTCTTTAAGTAATGGGTGTTTGTTCAAGTAGTCTTCCACCATCTTGAACCTGGGTGCTGACAGGTCCTTGTGGCGGGTC
The sequence above is drawn from the Amyelois transitella isolate CPQ chromosome 18, ilAmyTran1.1, whole genome shotgun sequence genome and encodes:
- the LOC106136211 gene encoding FERM domain-containing protein 8, whose amino-acid sequence is MEHQSEMGAYGENPNVQNNGNYITIIPVDYSRRGYPMQAEYQYNEFRSREEYYSVQSQKLQAEVNAHLYSVSQRLPHLSYSPLGRHSDWDKHDPHKPLQPDSKESNSSDSLEKSVMGSNLSSCSNQTGSSSIAAGSFSTTEPITSGGSSSSAISPPLPGSSGSTVSSSTVSSNPVTCVYLLSKTAIMIEMSSEEVPSCVTAARFLNAVLATEELGLTQPSARSLAANVFSLWMCSPLLEIQLKPHHCPWRIWANWQKLVYRYGHGSESKRSRDQPILRLQRNIFFPKHLEEGIKDTKIQELLYEEARHNVVTGRYPLESAQAVMLGGLQARIQLGPYDPHRHTAKFFREHQDKYLPKHARSGRWAQLLPAGRKGSPEAKLLEQAQRPPAAPPRKLRHKYLAHCRTHTTYGAAFFQGQIEQPVRSLTSLLTHEDIPVLVAINSNGVYVIDDTESTVLLGLLYEELSWDIGLPSDDNDDCLPCLFLQFMVVENGLRVSKILQVFSKQAVMMDTLIEHFAGEYRKRLGQETPSDHANYDYHSDSGSISLPPLSRPDSPQRRLANKLSRLALATHDGRGNLLGGAGDWNTDLNHPQPSWILPKH